DNA sequence from the Nitrospirota bacterium genome:
CGCGCAACCGGTCACATCGAAGGATATCCAGACCGCCATTCACAGGGCCCATGATTTCGGCGCACCGGAGTCCCAATCAAGAGAAGAACGGCCCTCTGCATTCGATCAGATCGTCAGCCGGTCGCCTCAAATGACATTACTAAAACGTCTGGCAACCGAAGTCGCCCAAACCGATGCGACCGTCCTCATCACCGGCGACAGCGGCACTGGCAAAGAACTCTTTGCCCATGGCATCCATGCCTCCAGCCCACGGGCCAAGAGTCCCTTCGTCGCGCTCAATTGCGCCGGCATTCCCGAACATCTCCTCGAATCGGAACTCTTCGGCTATCACCAGGGTGCCTTCACTGACGCGAAACACAGCAAACCGGGACGGTTCCAACAAGCCGAAGGCGGCACGCTCTTTCTCGATGAAATCGGTGAGATGAGTCCGTCCGCACAGGCAAAGCTCCTACGTGTTCTAGAGAGCCGCCAGGTCGATCCTCTGGGAGACACGCGTAGCATCCACGTCAACATCCGCGTGATCGCCGCCACGAACGAAGATTTGCCGGCTCAGATCAAAGCCGGGCGCTTCCGCCTCGACCTCTACTATCGGCTGAACGTCTACCAACTGCGCATCCCGCCGCTTCGCGAACGGCCAGAAGATATCGAGCCAATCCTGACATCCTTCTTAGAGATCGCCCGCCGCGATCATGGCTGTCGAATCAAAGGCATCACCCCGGCCGCTCTAACCATCCTCCAAGGCCACGACTGGCCCGGCAACGTGAGGGAGCTGCACAACGTAGTCGAAGGTCTCACCATCACCTGTAAGGACGAGATGATCCAGCCGGACCACCTCCCCACATCTGTGCGCGATACTCCACCGACAGGATCGAACGGAGAAAGCGAGAAGACCTCGCTCCTGGCCTTCGGCCTCTCGGCTCAGGAGATGGAAAAGAAACTGTTAAAGGAAGCGCTGGACCAGACCGGCGGCAACATTTCTGAAGCAAGCAGGCTGCTCAAGATTACGCGGAATACTCTTCGCTATCGCATGGCGAAGTACCACCTCTAGCAGGCTGTTGAAAAAGTCCGCCAGCTTCGTTCTCAGCTCGCAAGAATCCTCAACGTACCCCGAGGGTACGCCTCCGGTTCTTGCTCCGCCTGCGGCCTTGCTGGACGGTCTTTTTGAACAGCCTGTCCGTGAAAATGCCGAAACAAGAAGAGAAGGGTAGCAAAAAATGAAAGAAATAAATTACCCAAGTAGCAGTATTTATCCATCAGCAGTAATTGACAGAGTTTTCTG
Encoded proteins:
- a CDS encoding sigma-54 dependent transcriptional regulator, with the translated sequence MPIPILLLISTDPRTKPLLDQALDGLRATILTAATTEEGLRLLKDHTDLALVVCDESQGRIVSQVILSQARRIDHNLPVIILGTDGSAKAAVEALHRGATDYLAQPVTSKDIQTAIHRAHDFGAPESQSREERPSAFDQIVSRSPQMTLLKRLATEVAQTDATVLITGDSGTGKELFAHGIHASSPRAKSPFVALNCAGIPEHLLESELFGYHQGAFTDAKHSKPGRFQQAEGGTLFLDEIGEMSPSAQAKLLRVLESRQVDPLGDTRSIHVNIRVIAATNEDLPAQIKAGRFRLDLYYRLNVYQLRIPPLRERPEDIEPILTSFLEIARRDHGCRIKGITPAALTILQGHDWPGNVRELHNVVEGLTITCKDEMIQPDHLPTSVRDTPPTGSNGESEKTSLLAFGLSAQEMEKKLLKEALDQTGGNISEASRLLKITRNTLRYRMAKYHL